One genomic region from Streptomyces sp. Li-HN-5-11 encodes:
- a CDS encoding permease, translated as MSDVPEATDRDGWHLTSPVALTLLLLVVVVAQGPIRRALSAPVMQSWMTVFVAVVVQALPFLVLGVLLSAALAVFVPPSFFARALPKRPALAVPVAGMAGAVLPGCECASVPVAGALVRRGVSPSAALAFLLSAPAINPIVLTATAVAFPRNPEMVLARFAASLLVACLMGWLWQRVGRTDWLRPPAHASYEGGSKGAAFWGSVRHDVMHAGGFLVVGAMAAATLKAVAPASWLRTAAGNPVVALLALAILAVLLSICSEADAFVAASLTQFSLTAKLAFLVVGPMIDLKLFAMQAGTFGRGFALRFAPATFVLAVLGAVVTGAVLL; from the coding sequence GTGTCCGATGTTCCCGAAGCCACCGACCGGGACGGCTGGCATCTCACCTCGCCCGTCGCCCTGACCCTGCTCCTGCTCGTCGTGGTCGTGGCACAGGGCCCCATCCGCCGGGCGCTGTCCGCGCCGGTGATGCAGAGCTGGATGACGGTGTTCGTGGCGGTGGTGGTGCAGGCCCTGCCGTTCCTGGTGCTCGGGGTGCTGCTGTCGGCGGCACTCGCGGTGTTCGTCCCGCCGTCGTTCTTCGCCCGCGCCCTGCCGAAGCGCCCGGCCCTCGCCGTACCGGTCGCCGGGATGGCGGGCGCGGTGCTCCCCGGCTGCGAGTGCGCGTCCGTACCGGTGGCCGGCGCACTGGTCCGCCGTGGCGTCAGCCCGAGCGCGGCGCTCGCGTTCCTCCTCTCCGCCCCCGCCATCAACCCGATCGTGCTGACCGCCACCGCCGTCGCCTTCCCGCGCAACCCCGAGATGGTCCTGGCCCGCTTCGCCGCGAGCCTGCTGGTGGCGTGCCTGATGGGCTGGCTGTGGCAGCGGGTGGGCCGCACCGACTGGCTGCGGCCGCCCGCGCACGCCTCCTACGAGGGCGGGAGCAAAGGAGCCGCCTTCTGGGGTTCGGTGCGGCACGACGTGATGCACGCCGGAGGGTTCCTCGTCGTGGGCGCGATGGCCGCCGCGACGCTGAAGGCGGTCGCTCCCGCGAGCTGGCTGCGAACGGCGGCCGGCAATCCGGTGGTCGCGCTGCTGGCGCTCGCGATCCTGGCGGTCCTGCTGTCGATCTGCTCGGAGGCGGACGCGTTCGTGGCGGCCTCGCTGACGCAGTTCTCGCTGACGGCCAAGCTGGCGTTCCTCGTCGTCGGCCCGATGATCGACCTGAAGCTGTTCGCCATGCAGG
- a CDS encoding NAD-binding protein — translation MVVCGDDGLAHRLAAELRGVYGEQVTLVVPPSERTVRPPVVGRARAASALLDRMVNAAVGRATGNGGGTGNGGGGGNSGHGNGHGNGNGNGGGSGGATASGSPGGQSTGPDRLLEAGELTDAVLAEAGVDRAAALALVYDDDETNIRAALTARRLNPRLRLVLRLYNRRLGQHIEELLDQAAALATGDGDGLTGDASTTVLSDADTAAPALAASAVAGTSKVVQTDRLLLRAVERPPPAPGEVADPGLCTLALLSATSSDPAGADGSEGSGEQRPRLLPDEAMIRAATGRGTVVLEQVSYAAGPQLSAGRGVGVVPPLASLFSRRLRWSLAGLVGCVFALAVALWLVTGVHPLGALYLTLLDLFAIDNPALGESAGRQVLQLLSGLVGLLLLPVLLAAVLEALGTFRTASALRKPPRGLGGHVVLLGLGKIGTRVLTRLRELHIPVVCVESGPEARGLATARRLRVPVVLGDVTQEGVLEAAKIHRAHALLAVTSADTTNLEAVLYARSVRPDLRVVLRLYDDDFATAVYRTLRAAHPHALTRSRSVSHLAAPAFAGAMFGRQILGAIPVERRVLLFASVDVGGHPPLEGRTVAEAFRAGYWRVLALDAGTAARQRRDAGTEEPGEDAGRGPASGLVWNLPDTYVLRAEDRVVLAATRRGLAELLGRRGRAGA, via the coding sequence ATGGTGGTGTGCGGGGACGACGGGCTCGCGCACCGGTTGGCCGCCGAGCTGCGTGGGGTGTACGGCGAGCAGGTCACGCTGGTCGTGCCGCCCTCCGAACGCACGGTACGCCCACCGGTGGTGGGCCGCGCCCGGGCGGCGTCGGCCCTGCTGGACCGGATGGTGAACGCGGCCGTGGGCCGGGCCACGGGCAACGGCGGCGGAACGGGGAACGGCGGTGGCGGCGGCAACAGCGGCCACGGGAACGGGCACGGCAACGGGAACGGGAACGGCGGCGGTAGCGGTGGCGCTACCGCGAGCGGCAGTCCGGGTGGCCAATCCACCGGGCCCGACCGGCTGTTGGAGGCCGGCGAGCTGACCGACGCCGTGCTCGCGGAGGCGGGCGTGGACCGGGCCGCCGCGCTGGCCCTGGTGTACGACGACGACGAGACCAACATCCGCGCCGCCCTCACCGCCCGCCGGCTCAACCCGCGCCTGCGGCTCGTCCTGCGGCTGTACAACCGGCGGCTCGGCCAGCACATCGAGGAACTCCTCGACCAGGCAGCCGCGTTGGCCACCGGCGACGGTGACGGCCTGACGGGGGACGCGTCCACGACCGTGCTGTCCGACGCCGACACGGCCGCGCCCGCCCTGGCCGCCAGCGCCGTCGCCGGCACCAGCAAGGTGGTCCAGACGGACCGGCTGCTGCTGCGCGCGGTGGAGCGGCCGCCGCCCGCACCGGGCGAGGTCGCCGATCCCGGACTGTGCACGCTGGCGCTGCTGTCGGCGACGAGCAGCGATCCGGCCGGGGCGGACGGGTCCGAGGGCAGCGGGGAGCAGCGGCCTCGGCTGCTGCCGGACGAGGCGATGATCCGGGCGGCCACCGGGCGCGGGACCGTCGTGCTGGAGCAGGTGTCGTACGCTGCGGGTCCCCAGCTGTCGGCCGGGCGCGGGGTCGGCGTCGTACCGCCGCTCGCGTCGCTGTTCTCACGGCGGCTGCGGTGGTCGCTGGCGGGTCTGGTGGGGTGCGTGTTCGCGCTCGCGGTGGCGTTGTGGCTGGTGACCGGGGTGCATCCGCTGGGCGCCCTGTATCTGACGCTGCTCGACCTGTTCGCCATCGACAACCCGGCGCTCGGGGAGTCGGCCGGGCGGCAGGTCCTCCAGCTTCTGTCCGGGCTGGTGGGGTTGCTGCTGCTGCCGGTGCTGCTGGCCGCGGTGCTCGAGGCGCTCGGCACCTTCCGGACGGCGTCCGCGCTGCGCAAACCGCCGCGCGGGCTCGGCGGGCATGTCGTGCTGCTGGGTCTCGGCAAGATCGGCACCCGGGTGCTGACCCGGCTGCGCGAGCTGCACATTCCGGTGGTGTGCGTCGAGTCCGGCCCCGAGGCGCGGGGGCTCGCGACGGCACGGCGGCTGCGGGTGCCGGTGGTGCTCGGGGACGTCACGCAGGAGGGCGTGCTGGAGGCCGCGAAGATCCACCGGGCGCACGCCCTGCTCGCGGTGACCAGCGCCGACACCACGAACCTGGAGGCCGTGCTGTACGCGCGGTCCGTGCGGCCCGATCTGCGGGTGGTGCTGCGGCTGTACGACGACGACTTCGCGACCGCGGTGTACCGGACCCTGCGGGCCGCGCATCCGCACGCGCTGACCCGGAGCCGTAGCGTGTCGCACCTGGCGGCGCCCGCGTTCGCCGGGGCGATGTTCGGGCGGCAGATCCTGGGGGCGATTCCGGTGGAGCGGCGGGTGCTGCTGTTCGCGTCGGTGGACGTGGGCGGTCATCCGCCGCTGGAGGGCCGGACGGTCGCGGAGGCCTTCCGGGCGGGGTACTGGCGGGTGCTGGCGCTGGACGCGGGGACTGCCGCGCGACAGCGGCGGGATGCGGGCACGGAGGAGCCGGGCGAGGACGCGGGGCGGGGGCCGGCTTCCGGGCTGGTGTGGAACCTGCCCGACACCTACGTCCTGCGGGCCGAGGACCGGGTCGTGCTCGCCGCCACCCGGCGCGGGCTCGCGGAGCTGCTGGGGCGGCGGGGCCGGGCGGGAGCGTAG